A stretch of DNA from Acidimicrobiales bacterium:
TCGAATTGGACGACATCGGGCTTGGCGATCTCGCGTCCGAGGCCGCACGGGCCTGGCTGGTCACCGACGCGGACGTCCAGCGAATGCTGCCCCCGCGGCCGCGCGAGGCGCACAAGTGGCAGTCGGCCGTGCAAATAGTCGGCGGCTCGCCGGCAATGCCCGGAGCGCCGCTCCTCGTCGCGCAGTCCGCGCTTCATGCCGGCGCCGGGTACGCGTGGGTGGGAGTACCCGGGTCACCCCAGGGCGGCGGTCTACCGCCCGGCGAGTACGTCGGCCACGACCTCCCGGCACGCGACTGGGCGGAGGCTGCCGCCGCCGGAGCCAGCCGGGCGAAGGCGCTGGTCGTCGGGCCGGGCCTCGGTGCGTCAGCGCATCCAACGAAAGGCTCCAACGCCTCGCCGGTCGCCGACTTGCTCGGCTCGACCGACGTGCCGGCGGTTGTCGATGCGGACGGGATCAGCTCCTTCGACGGGCTCGACGAGGTCAGATCGGTGACGGCGAATCGGAAAAGCCCCATAGTCCTCACCCCGCACGCCGGCGAGTTCGCCCACCTCACGGGTAGCCCACCGGCCGAGGATCGTTTCGCGTCAGTCAGGGAGGCGGCACGCCGGAGCGGAGCGGTGGTCCTCCTGAAGGGCTCGACGACCCTCGTCGCGCACCCCGATGGGCGGGTTCTCGTGTCGACTTCGGGCTCCTCCAGGTTGG
This window harbors:
- a CDS encoding NAD(P)H-hydrate dehydratase, whose product is MIPVLTPSEMAGVDRAATEPVDVLVERAGYAVASASRRLLGGTYGKRVVVVAGPGNNGADGRVAARILVRSGAAVRILEVKQLQPGELLPEADLFIDAAFGTGLSRPYAAPDPGSAAVLAVDIPSGISGETGVPVAGGDAVVADVTVTFAALKPGLLIGSGPEHSGSIELDDIGLGDLASEAARAWLVTDADVQRMLPPRPREAHKWQSAVQIVGGSPAMPGAPLLVAQSALHAGAGYAWVGVPGSPQGGGLPPGEYVGHDLPARDWAEAAAAGASRAKALVVGPGLGASAHPTKGSNASPVADLLGSTDVPAVVDADGISSFDGLDEVRSVTANRKSPIVLTPHAGEFAHLTGSPPAEDRFASVREAARRSGAVVLLKGSTTLVAHPDGRVLVSTSGSSRLATAGTGDVLSGLIGAFVARGVPVFQAAALAAHVHGRAASLGPAEGLVATDLPVLVSLWLSELREE